In the genome of Suncus etruscus isolate mSunEtr1 chromosome 3, mSunEtr1.pri.cur, whole genome shotgun sequence, the window gaaagaaagaaaaaaagaaagaaagagaaagaaagaaagagagagaaagagagagaaagaaagaaagaaagaaagaagaaaaaaaaaaaagaaagaaaaaagaaagaaagaaagaaataaagaaagaaagaaagaaagaaagaatgaaagaaagaaagaaagaaagaaaaaagaaagaaagaaaggaaggaaggaaggaaggaagaaaggaagaaagtaaggaaggaaggaagaaaggaagaaaggaagaaaggaaggaggaaggaaggaagaaaggaagaaaggaagaaagaaagaaaaagaagaaagaaagaaagaaagaaagaaagaaaaagaaaaaagaaagaaaaagaaaaaagaaaggaaggaaggaaggaaggaaggaaggaaggaaggaaggaagaaaggaagaaaggaagaaaggaagaaagaaagaaagaaaagaaagaaagaagaaaggaagaaaggaagaaaagaagaaaagaaagaaaggaagaaaggaagaaagaaagaaaggaagaaaggaagaaagaaagaaagaaagaaagaaagaaaggaaggaaggaagaaagaaaggaaggaaggaaggaagaaagaaagaaaggaagaaaggaagaaaggaagaaagaaagaaaggaagcaaggaagaaagaaagaaataaagaaaaagaaaaaagaaagaaaggaaggaaggaaggaagaaggaaggaaggaaggaaggaaggaaagaaggaaggaaggaaggaaggtaggaaggaaggaaggaaggaaggaaggaaggaaggaaggaaggaaggaaggaaggaaggaaggaaggaaggaaggaggaaggaaggaaggtctgGGAAAGAAAGTTGTTGGCATTACATATGGAGGCTTCCTAAGcatgggaaaaaaagagaatagaggGTAGAGAGTTGAGTATGTGCGAAGGCCTTTGTGATAGGGAGAGACCCAGTGAGTTAAAGAAACACTGAGAAGGCAGTCTAAATGGAAGGAAATGCACAGGAGGTGAAGCCAGAGAAAACAGTTGCTGGGGCCATAAGCAtccatggatgaaactggaatttAGAAGCCTTACAGTGCCAGATACTTCTTCTTTTCAAAGAGCTTCTCTACAAAAGAGCCTAAGCACGAGGCCAGGTAAGAGGTTACTTCAGAAATTGTCAGCAATACTTTTATTATGACAGAACTCACAGCAACACGGTAAAAAGAAACACATGCTTGCCCATCCATTGGCCCTTCTGTATTTTCAAGATTCCCAACAATCCATGCTTGGACCCCTTCTTACTTGAGTTCCAAATCTGTCTTCCTATGGATCATCCCACACAGTACTTATTGGTCACCTTCTCATCCACATATCCTAGAAGTACTTGAAATGCAGCCCATTCTGACCCAAACCATCTCTTCCCATTATTACCTACTATGCGTGTGGGGTGGGTCAAGATGTTACATAAAAGAAAGGATGTCTAGTTACATTTGAATTTAGGATTTTGAAGAAACagcaaatgatattttaaataactattctccattattttctgtttctttctaaaTCTGACAAGTTTAGTTGGGGAGACAATTATAAGAGACACTCAGTGGTGACTATTTTACAACTGAGGTGAGAAATGAAATATGGCACAGTCAGCATTATACAGAGAGGAGGTAGGAAGCCAAGGAGTGGCCTGTGTTAAGGTTCATAGGTTCAGGGAATATGTAGGTCAGGAAACAAACATTGTTTTCTAACTAGTCTCCTGGATGAACAAGGAATAGAGAGGGTGATAAGAGATATAACTCCAGAATTCAGCAGGAAAAAGATTCATTAAAGGCCTGGTCAAATTCATcctaagcagtggtcctcaaactatggccggtgggccacatattgtatttgtatctgttttgtttcttcattgcaacataagatatatgcagtgtgcataagaattcgttcataagttttgtttttactatagtcataccctcaaatggtctgagggacagtgaactggccccgtttaaaaagtttgaggacccctgatccagAGCATTATACTAAATTCTACAATTTGGTTGGGGATCCTTAAAATTTTACTcagttgtggggccggagagataacacagtggtaaggcgtttgccttacatgcgaaggtcattggttcaaatcccagcatcccatatggtcccccgagcctgctgggggtaatttctgagagtagagtgaggaataacccctgagcattgccgggtgtgatccaaaaaacaaacaaacaaaaaaatttactcatttgtttgttttggctacatACAGTGGTCTCAGAgcatacccctggctctgtgctcagggaccactcctgttaGTGTTTAATATATGCtgccacagatcaaacctgggttgaccttgtacaaggaaagtaccctacctgttgtactatctctccagtatgTTAAAGGTTTAAATTCTGGTGTTGTGTGGCCAAATTTAGCTTCTAGAAATGTCACATCATATTGCATGTGGAACATGAGTGAGGGTGAGATGGAAAGAGGAAGACTAGTTAAGACCATTTGGGTTGAAGCAATAGCTTAGTTTAGTAATTTGGAGGTGGGTAGTGGGTAGGATTTTGCAGTATATAAGGCCATCTTAGGTTTTAGCTCTAGCATCCTGAcctagctaggagtgatttcataGTGTAGAGtcacagtaacccctgaacactgcttgttgtgtccccacccccaaaataaacttaGTTAATAGTGGTGTAagctttctttgtttaaaaaaaagttaaataataagaCCAAAAATGTTGAGGATAAACTTATGAAACAAGCATTTTGTAGATTTTATGCAAGGGGGAAATAGACTCTCCCCCTAAAGCAGATCAGAAGTTATGCTGAGCCTATGAAAGGATTGTTTAAGggaaaaattttatgaaagaagGTTAAATGGACTAAACCAAGGGGATCCCAAAGGCTCCCATTCAATGGGGAGTTTCAGGGGTGTGTGTTTCAGGGAGGGGCTGATCAAGATTAGTTGAGGGTTTAGGTTAGCTTGGTAGAACTAGATTCAAGGAGGGTGACCCTGAATTGTTCCCTTGGATGTACAGGATGTAAAGTATTTTGGTGCCATTGGAAGGATCCTACATGTTCTTTCTGTTGCATGCCTCTTAAGTAATGTGGTTTTCACTAATGAACTTCCTTGAGCTGTGACTGTGGGAACAAGAGAGCTGTGTCTAGAGGGGAGATGAAAGAAAAGGTACTAGAAAATAAAGGATGGAAGTGAGGAGTGAAAGGACAAGTGATGGTGAAGGAGTTCTAGTATAACAGTATAACCTAGCCTAAGGGGAGAGGCTTGTTTGGATTTGGCTATCTAGGAAAAATGATAAATTGATTATCTTTGAAACAAAGTGGGATGGAACCCCTTTAAATAATCTTGACAGTGGTACTTACCTTTAAAGGAAATGTCACTATATATAACAAAAGTATTTCTTTTCACAAACGATACTATTTCGTCTTGAGTTTTCCTCTTCTTCAAGGCACTGGTCTGGAGTTCGGATATCTGGGGTAGGATGGGGGGTCTGACTATAACTTCGGTATGATAACTATTCCAGGCCATGTTAACAAACTTGTCTTGCAACTGCTCATCAGGCTGATTTCCAACCACCATGCTGTATACTTCTGACTGGCATCCTTCAGAGGATGGTAGTTGGCTTTGAAGGTACTTACCAAGGTTGTAATGGTCCCTATAACTTGGGGCTTCAGAGATCACCCAGGATGACAAACCCAAACCATTCAGGACCTTTTTTCGAGTTTGTGGGCATGCCTGGAGACCCAGCATAGTGAGGGCAAGGGAGAAGGTTGGTGGGGAGAACATGAAATTCTTGTCTCGGTTGATGTTCATTAACTCTCTATATAGGCCAAAGGATAATTGGAGATTTTGGAAGATGGTTTTGTGCTTCGTGGCGAAAATATCAAGTGATGAAGATGGTAGAATGCTCGGAGTTGGTGAAagccttattttggggggataaaACTGTTTCGGCTGATTTCTCTCATCATTGCGAATTTTTAAAACCCCTGGATCTGATGACATCTGAGGCTCTATAATCTTTGGAGTTGAAAGGTTTTCCTGGACAGGCATCCATTGACCATAAACTTCAAGTCCCATACTGGTCATCAGCAGCCCAAAGAAGAAAGGACGAAGTTCCATCCTAGGTGAACACAGAGTGTTGTCAATATCTGGCAGAGCAAGGTACTATCACCCAGAGCACTTCTGGTGGCTCTTGTCTATTGAGGCCCCAGGGTCATCTGGAGAGGGGTCTTTAAGGACACAGCTCAGGAACATGGAGTTCATTCATCCTGATGCTGTTGCATGCTCAACTGTTTCACCAGTAATGATTCCCATGTAGCTAGAGATGAAAATCCCTGATGCAGTGAATGGTGTCACGCTTGGTAGGGGAACAGCACAGCCAAACACAATAGGTGACTAGAGATGAGGAGACATGAAACAGTCCTGACCTCACCCCTTGAGTTTTCCTTAGATTTTAGTTATAATGGGAGAAATAATCCATTATAAATATGTGACTTAATGAAACTATCGctgcaacataaaataaaaatttaactttctgTTCTCTTACATCTTGCTCTGCAGACATGATCATTTTGATTCATTTGTTGAACTTTGATTCATATATTGGTTTATAATGTTTTGGATTCAGATTCAGATTCAGGGTCCTCAAACCTATAGGATGTGTTtgccaccactgcctgtcctgcttagctgcTCTCTTCCCTGCTGGCACTTTGTTTGTGTGGAATGTGCACTATACTGTCCGACCCCTTCTACATTTCTCTGTCTTTCTACTCCTCCTcataactttacttgttcttcatttaaaatattgaatttgttttttttttactttaaaataagatcTGTGCAATGTtcataagaatttttttataGTGTTTAAGTATTGTCTGGCTCTCCTGTGGTGTGAGGAACGGTAAATGGCTTCTgttcaaaaagtttgaggacccctgctttagatgaAGAGGAAAGATCTACACAGAAATGTAGCTGACAGACCATTAGATATGTACACTTCAAAATGAAGtggaattacatttttaaattcatctaccacttttttatttaataatatataacaggcAGAGTTGGCCATTGTATCAGTAGGATCTTGGCCATTTTATCAGTAGTATCATTTCATTGTTCACTTTGGgacttgttttgaggccacatatcaaagtgctcaggggtacttccCAGTTCTGTGGGAGAAGATTGCTCCTGGCACTGCTTAAGGGGGCCCACAGAATGCTGGCTATCAAACCCAAGTCTCTTGCATGCCTGGGAGAAAACCATGCATTCCAGTCCCTTTAGAAATCTCTAGTCCTTCATTTCCTTATTTGAAAGGTTGTATTGTGCAAATTAAAAACATCTTTCTGTGGATGTTTCTATTTTCAACAGCTTTGTGTGTTATGTATCAACATCTGTGTAATCCTATAAGGCTATTTACAAATTGTCATGCAAATTCTCTAGACTTTGCAAATTTGCTTTCTAAAAAATCCATGCTAATCATGCTTCTGCAAACTCTGGGTGAAATTGCCTGTTTCCCACTTTCTTCCTGTAATTGGATATTGGCATCATCTTAATTATTAGtatttaacagatgaaaatagactttttattcttttctattgttATTCTATCTTTTTGTCACATTTTAATTAGGCAGCAAGAAAAAATTTAGTGGGTGGGGGACACACTcactagtgctcagggattattcccagctctgtgctcaagaattactcttagtGGAGTTCAGGATGGTCTTATataatgccggggattgaacctgggtcaattgcatACTATGCAGTCACATTATCCATaatttctctggcccaagtttTAGGAAATTCTTATTAAATATGTTGGGAATATaggtatataacatatatgaaatattttctctgatCCATCATTTGTCTTTTAAAGTTTGCTATTTCACTTCTCATCAGAAAGATTTAAAACATTCAAATTGTGACTTGCCAAACCCTGTTAGATAAAAATTTTCTCAatcctgggactggagcagtggagcaagccataaggcgtctgcctggcaagcacaagcctaggatggaccacgattcgatcctccagagtcccatatggttcaccaaagccacacacacaaaaaaagttctcAATCCCAAGACTATAAAAATCAAATGTGCCATGTTTCTTGtagtatttaactttttttatacTAGCACTTTGATCTGTTTGGAATTTTGGTGTGAAGTAATAAATAGAAGTAGGGACtaaattggagcaatagtataatgagCAAGGTGCTCtcctttcatgtagctgacccggattcaatcttGGACTTCCCAGATGATACTTTAGCTCTGGACAGAATCcctagcacagaatcaggagtaagtgctgaacacagctgagtgttaaggaaggaaggaaggaaagaaggaaggaaggaaggaaggaaggaaggaaggaaggaaggaaggaaggaaggaaggaaggaaggaaggaaggaaggaaggaaggaagggagaaggaaggaagggtgatggaaagaaggaaaaagaaaggaagggtgatggaaagaagaaaggaagggtggaaggaagaaagggtggtagaaagaagaaagaaagggtggaaggaaggaagggagtgagggacgGAGAGGGGGAGGAATCAAATGaaggaataagaaaagaaagaagagcagaaaggacataaagaaaggaagaaaggagggaaggtaggcggaagaaaggaaggaaagggaagggctgtgggaaggaaaggaaggaaggaaataagatgaGAAAAGGGacggaagaaaaggaaagaaagaaggaataagaCTTTCTTGCCTCCCGTGGACAATGTATTGAACTAATAGTATTTATGGATTAAACCAAACTTTCTTCATGCATTCAAAAAGCCATTGATATAAGCATCCAATTATCACATAATTTTAAGGGCATTTTGTATTATTCCAGGCACATACTTGCCTATATTTTCCTGCCAGTAAAACACTTTTAGTTATTGTGACTGAAAAATATTAGGTATTTTGTgaggaaaaatagttttatttctttttggaaatCTATCATCTATTGTTGTGAGTTAGCTCCACCAGAGGAACCTAAGATcaatttaccaaaataaaaaatcaaatagtattttaatgaaaaacattcatttgaaaacaTTTATCTTTGGGGAAATGAATCTATTATTCTCAGGATAAGAGTCAACTTTCTAATAATTAATTTCTTGATACATCCCCAAAGATGGTAATCTTTGGACTTTCCTATTAGACTtatattctattgtatttttgtgtgcacCGGTTGATGCATTTCCCACCTCTGAGTATGCTACTGGTTCTGGGGGAAGTTGATCAAACGAGTAAGGTTTCCTGTTGCACGATCAGATAGAGAGCAGGGTCGGACACCTCACCATTCCTTTACCACCTGCTGTGGGACTCTGTCTCATtagattttttcctattttaatctCTTAATCTTTTCCAAGTTTTTCTGTATGGCCTTTTTTCTCAAACTCTCATCTTTTAAATAATGAAGGGATTATGAGtgatattatatttaattcttaTAACCAACCCCAGTGAAACCTGAGGTTGGCTCACAAAAGGTCTACAGGTGGTCCATGAAAACCCCTGACTCAATTTCAAGTTGCCAATCTTTTCCATACTTGACTCTTTACTTCAGAATAAGATGAACCAGCAATAAGACCCTTTGTGGTATGGCCATGTAGGTACTTGCTGTGGAGTGCTCATCAAGGTTAAAAGAAGCTCTGATTTTGGCTGTCTTCCTCATTGTGGAAGCTTAGTCCTCAGCTAGTCAGAGAAAGAAGACAActcactattaaaaaaaaaacatgagggactggagagatagcatggaggtaaggcatttgccttgcatgtagaggatggtggttcgaatcccggcatcctatatggtcccctgagcctgccaagagtgatttctgaccagagaggcaggagtagcccctgagcactgctgggagtgatcccccacaaagaaagaatatggtgggggggggcagtgatagcgcagaggtagggaAAACTCCTTGctcgtggctgactcaggatggacctcgatttgatccttggtatcccatatggtccctcaagccaggagcaatttttaattgtatagtcaggagcaacccttgagcatcaccaagagtggtcaaaaacaaaaaaacacacaacaacaagaacaacaacaacaaaaaaaacatggcaaGAAATATGAAACTAGAAGAGAATCTTTACTCACATTCAACGTGCTACGAGTTTGTTATGCCTACAGAACCTTCAAGATTTGCTTCTGTGGGAAGATGACCTGATATGAGGAGTAGAAAGAGTagccaacatcaacaacaagtcTGATGACCAGTGAGTAAGAAATACCTTCTCAGATAAATGCAAGCAATGCCTCAGGTGAAATCCTGAGGATATAGAAATACTCTGCTCAGGAAATTTTTCCAATCCACTGGGGCATGTGGAACTAAAGAACCTTAGCTACTAAAATGGTAATGCCAATGACCTCATAGAACTAATAGAATGATTGAGAAGAATAGGTCCCAAGTTCTGTGGGGGAAACTAATTCCTAATATGCCCACTCACACatttttatccatccatccattcatccatctattcatccagcAGCCATCTATTTATCTGTCCACACATCCATCCTCATATCTGTTCATGTCTTCAATcgctttttccttctttccatccatcTACTCCATTCAGCCCCTCATCCATCCATTCTCTGTtcatttgtctatttatttataaaacatttgataTAGGCTTAACTCTGGGTAGGCATTTGGGGAGAATTTATATCCATTTTCTCATTGCCTTTAAAACATACCTATTGTCTCCACAAGTAAAGACTCTGGAATAGATGGTGTTGTATAGGAAGCTCTGAACCGGAAACGTCAATTGACTAAAAGGACACAGTATTGACAGAGTTCATGATGaactaacaaaaataattcagagttAACTAAGTAGGTTATTAGACAGAGAAAGGCTTTTATAATCAGCATAGGCTCCTCTAAACATATGGATTTAGTCTGGGTCTTAATAGATGGGCAGAGGGGTAAAGGATATCCCTACAAGCAACTTCTAATTGGTAACCACATGGTCTCAGGTCCCATAGCTACTACACTGCAATCCTACAGCTTGCTCATCTCTCTTTGCTCCTGTTTGAACCTCTTTAAGACACgaaaaatactttgttttcatATATGAATGCCTGAAGACAAATAATCAGTACAGTACTAGTAGTAATAATGACAGAAATGTATGCAAACATAGCAGTGTGTACTATAAGCTAAAACAACCCCATGAGGGAACTTTATTGGTATTATGCTGATAAGACAAGAATAGAGCCAGTGTCTTGTTCACAAGCATGAAAGTGGTAGAAATTGAACATTCTTTGCAGGTAAATAACAGGCACCCCCAAAATATTCCACTATTTCACTATATGCTACAGCTAGCTTTGGTCCAGTTACATTAGAgaatttttttgcatt includes:
- the LOC126004279 gene encoding alpha-1-antitrypsin-like, with the translated sequence MELRPFFFGLLMTSMGLEVYGQWMPVQENLSTPKIIEPQMSSDPGVLKIRNDERNQPKQFYPPKIRLSPTPSILPSSSLDIFATKHKTIFQNLQLSFGLYRELMNINRDKNFMFSPPTFSLALTMLGLQACPQTRKKVLNGLGLSSWVISEAPSYRDHYNLGKYLQSQLPSSEGCQSEVYSMVVGNQPDEQLQDKFVNMAWNSYHTEVIVRPPILPQISELQTSALKKRKTQDEIVSFVKRNTFVIYSDISFKGQWTNFFEKNLTMPFRVMSNFRVAVPAMQHLGMFRLQYCAPLKSYVLQLPYTCNSTSYFIMPEDRGNRATENIPLSTYIKDWTQPFPPSLWKLHIPKFTVSGNNILEKVLPKLGFSDIFSPSEAGIKGIFVKDQSYSIEELPSELCGPQEVARTSQLGSLQINHSAELIVDEKGVKNKKKYQTEYMPRVRTFYFNRPFVIVILTQHNEVIIMGRVMNPMKNT